Below is a genomic region from Leishmania infantum JPCM5 genome chromosome 23.
CCACCATATGTATTGTATGTACATATGCTGCGGTGGTTTCGTGTTCGCGTGCGTGTaagcgcgtgtgcgagaTGTAAAACATATATGCTGTTGGAAAACCACGActgaagaaagaaaagagtgGAGACGCGTACAAACATAATAAAAAAAGATACATGGGAGCGCATACAAAATCAAAAATATAAGCCACGGAAAGGACGAAGAGAAAGGTGCGAGAGCCCATCACGCTACACGGACAAATATACCAAAAACGGGAAGCTGAAGAAGATgcacgaaagaaaaaaagcggGAGGGGAGATATCCAGgcatcgcctcctcgtccgctCCAGTTCGCTCGTCAGCGTGTGAGAGAACGGTTGCTGCTGTAGGACCATAGTAActgtatgtgtatgtgtgtctgtaaCTATAGTGCCCACATCAACACACTTGGAAAgaacgaaagaaaaacgtTGCTGCTCCTTCAAAAAACTCCCCTTTCGAGCATCTTCAGCCTACCGGCATGCCTCTATCCCTCTGAGTTACTCCGCTATCGTGAAAACCGGCCACCTCCCTTTTCGGTGTCATTTTCTCATTTTTCAAAACGAGGTTCGCAGCGGCGTTGAGAACGTAGGGATGAGCAGCGGCTTCTCAGCCGCACCGCCCTTTTCCTTCATTGCTTGTTCGCCTTGACCCTTTCACGTAGCTCACGTCAGCGCGCGTCTTCTTCGCCGACACCATCGAAACAACTGCACACATTTCCGCACCTGCCGCCCGAGCGCCACCACAAAGAGAAAAATGGAGAGCACCGTAGAGAGAAGAAAACACAGCTCGCCTCGAGAGCATCGAGATAACGGGGCCAATGACCAGCGAACACGATGCACATCACCAATGGAACCCCGGTACGCGGGAGCGGGGCATCACAAGGCTCTCACGAGACACCCGGAAAcagaggtggaggggtgggcagggaggaggatatgcgcgtgtgcagaggCAATCGAAAAGAAACAAGAAACAAAGACCGTCCACGCAGGGGCAGCGAGCGTGAAGCTAGAGCCGGCGatcacagcacacacagaggcaggGCCTGGCCTGGCCACAGTTGCGTAGCAGCAGCCCAGCTGCCAAACTCTCGGCGATGACCCCGCACGCACCGACGACATCCGCGGCGCGCCCAGGCCAGCCCGTACCGCACactcggaggcggagagaggagggcgagccGAGAACGCTGGCAGTGGTCAGCAGGTGCAGCCACAGCGACCCCGTGCAGGCATCAGCCACTGTGCGGGGAAGAGAGATAAAGcgggagacacacacgcggtTCACATGCGAGGATGCACGAACGGCGGGGTGCAGAGCACGGCTCGCACACAAGCCCGGACGCAGTGCACTAGTTGCCGGCAACCTGCTCCTTCGGCTGATCATCGTTACCATCCTCATTGTCGTTAGCTCCATCCCCCACGTTGTGTCCATCTTCGTTCTTCTCCTGCGCATCCCCGAAGTTCTCCTGCACAGGACCGGCGCTCTCCTGGACATGGATGCCGTCCTTCTCATCGCTTCGAGTGGTCGTATCGATGTTATCAGCACGCTTCTGGGGCTCCTTTGCGGAGTCCTTCGTGCAGGAGCTTCCCATGGTGTATAAGCGGGGGAGATAAGTGTttagagggggagggggtagtgAAGGAATGGGTAGAGCGCGACTATGGGGATAAGCGAGTCGAGTCAAGCGTGCGCGGGCgctgggggtgggggtggcgggGTGCACACGAAAAGGGTGTCGGATAGTTTAAGAGGGCTGTAGAGGGGCGTGTAGGTGAGCCTGTAACGGGGAAAGCCTGCGATGGCGCACGTCAGCGAAGGTTGTgcggcagggaggggggacaaagagcagcagcagataGCAGTGGAGGCCACAGAGGGAAGCACGCGGTACGATCGAAGGTTTATAAGCAG
It encodes:
- the HASPA1 gene encoding hydrophilic acylated surface protein a — encoded protein: MGSSCTKDSAKEPQKRADNIDTTTRSDEKDGIHVQESAGPVQENFGDAQEKNEDGHNVGDGANDNEDGNDDQPKEQVAGN